The Mobula birostris isolate sMobBir1 chromosome 11, sMobBir1.hap1, whole genome shotgun sequence genome has a segment encoding these proteins:
- the LOC140205012 gene encoding pro-adrenomedullin-like codes for MKMTVFALVALVCFNIGTPGEGQVREPLNSEQGLSTSDLLMYLRQLDNTKEAEMDQQEQSILKPRTFSVGDHPFMKLSGDSMESSTVPHGRVKRHRHSLGQKNYLRHSSWGCTLTTCQTHNLANWLYQMAANKGKDGTAPKNTADPHSYGKRRRRRSIFLPGYSTRVAQ; via the exons ATGAAGATGACGGTATTTGCTTTAGTTGCCCTTGTCTGCTTCAACATTGGAACTCCTGGAGAAGGCCAAGTGAGAGAGCCATTAAACAG TGAGCAGGGACTGTCAACTTCTGACCTCCTCATGTACCTGCGTCAACTGGACAACACCAAGGAGGCTGAGATGGACCAACAGGAGCAAAGCATTCTGAAACCTCGCACTTTCTCTGTCGGTGATCACCCATTCATGAAACTAAGCGGGGACAGCATGGAGAGCAG CACTGTGCCACACGGCAGGGTGAAGAGGCACCGACATAGCCTGGGGCAAAAGAACTACCTGCGGCACAGCTCCTGGGGATGTACCCTCACCACCTGCCAGACACACAACCTGGCCAACTGGCTCTACCAGATGGCAGCAAACAAGGGCAAGGACGGCACTGCCCCCAAGAACACTGCGGATCCGCACAGCTATGGCAAGAGGCGACGGAGGAGATCCATCTTCCTTCCAGGCTATTCAACCAGGGTAGCTCAGTAA